The following coding sequences are from one Beggiatoa alba B18LD window:
- a CDS encoding RHS repeat domain-containing protein, with product MICSNAVGRLLTQTLTDGRVIYYQYDANGNVTAITPPSRPQHTFDYNAVDYQTAYIPPVLPEITAPQTQYIWNVDKELTQIIRPDGQTVTLNYAQGRLNNLTLPNGTQNLSYDPQGRVTSLTAVDGSALSYTYDGSLALSETSTGTVNGSVELSYNNNLQVTEARVNGETISYQYDNDGLLSQVGAIQLNRRAENGLLTSTTLENVVTQREYSLFGELSAETASYANNPLYQVYYTHDKAGRITQKLETIEGITHSIDYSYDLAGRLIEVKQDGIITETYQYDANGNRLNNAQYDAQDRLLQYGSNTYSYTFNGELLTKNDTTYHYDVLGNLRQVQQPTKTIEYVIDAKNRRVGKKVNGVLTQRFIYQGKLKPVVQLDGQGNLVARFVYASKANIPDYILKNGNTYRVISDHLGSPRLIIDVQTGTIAQRLNYDAFGNITQDTNPEFQPFGFAGGLYDVDTKLTRFGARDYEAETGWWTSKDPIGLVAESNVFVYTGNDPINFIDSTGLYVNVVVCGDNIQIILPVTFRGETSWGFEQRFINQVQKGWSGQFGKYTTSMKVQTVESGGNIINVVYTRREGFTSVERDQMFIRAESEWTPYGNRR from the coding sequence TTGATATGTTCAAACGCTGTCGGTCGCCTACTCACGCAAACACTCACCGATGGCAGAGTGATTTATTACCAATATGATGCCAACGGCAATGTCACCGCAATTACCCCACCGAGTCGTCCCCAACATACGTTTGATTACAACGCGGTGGATTATCAAACCGCCTATATTCCGCCTGTTTTACCCGAGATAACTGCGCCACAAACCCAATATATTTGGAATGTGGACAAAGAACTCACGCAAATTATCCGCCCCGATGGACAAACCGTTACGCTCAATTATGCGCAAGGACGTTTAAACAACTTAACCCTGCCCAATGGCACACAAAACTTAAGTTATGACCCACAAGGACGAGTCACCAGTTTAACCGCCGTTGATGGTAGCGCACTCAGTTACACCTACGATGGTTCTTTAGCCCTCTCAGAAACCAGCACAGGCACAGTGAATGGTTCGGTGGAATTAAGTTACAACAACAACCTACAAGTCACTGAAGCCCGTGTAAATGGGGAAACTATCAGCTATCAATACGATAACGACGGATTATTAAGCCAAGTTGGTGCAATCCAACTGAACCGACGAGCAGAAAATGGTTTATTAACAAGCACCACCCTAGAAAATGTCGTAACCCAACGCGAATACAGCCTTTTTGGCGAACTGAGCGCGGAAACCGCGAGTTATGCCAACAATCCCCTGTATCAGGTTTATTACACCCACGATAAAGCAGGACGGATTACCCAGAAATTAGAAACGATTGAAGGCATTACCCACAGCATTGATTACAGCTACGACCTCGCAGGACGCTTAATTGAAGTCAAACAAGATGGAATCATCACAGAAACCTATCAATACGATGCCAATGGCAACCGCCTCAACAACGCACAGTACGATGCACAAGACCGTTTGTTGCAATATGGTTCAAACACTTACAGCTATACGTTCAATGGCGAATTACTGACTAAAAATGATACAACCTATCATTACGACGTATTAGGCAATCTCCGCCAAGTCCAACAACCCACAAAAACCATCGAATACGTCATCGATGCGAAAAACCGTCGTGTCGGTAAAAAAGTCAATGGTGTGCTGACACAACGCTTTATTTATCAAGGTAAGTTAAAACCTGTTGTTCAACTCGATGGACAAGGCAATTTAGTTGCTCGTTTTGTCTATGCTTCAAAAGCAAACATTCCTGATTACATTCTCAAAAATGGCAATACTTATCGCGTTATCTCCGACCACTTAGGCAGTCCGCGCTTAATCATTGATGTGCAAACAGGCACAATTGCCCAACGCTTAAATTACGATGCGTTTGGTAATATCACCCAAGATACGAATCCTGAGTTTCAACCGTTTGGGTTTGCTGGAGGATTGTATGATGTTGATACGAAACTGACACGGTTTGGCGCACGGGATTATGAAGCGGAGACGGGGTGGTGGACGAGTAAAGACCCGATTGGGTTGGTTGCTGAAAGTAATGTGTTTGTTTATACAGGTAATGACCCAATAAACTTTATTGATTCCACAGGATTATATGTGAATGTAGTCGTATGTGGGGATAATATACAGATTATTCTACCTGTTACTTTTCGAGGGGAAACTTCTTGGGGGTTTGAACAGAGATTTATTAACCAAGTTCAAAAAGGATGGAGTGGTCAGTTTGGTAAGTATACTACCTCAATGAAAGTTCAAACCGTTGAATCAGGTGGAAATATAATAAATGTTGTATACACCAGACGTGAAGGATTCACATCAGTTGAACGTGACCAAATGTTTATCCGAGCTGAATCAGAGTGGACACCTTATGGGAATCGACGATAG
- a CDS encoding RHS repeat domain-containing protein yields the protein MEYIIDAKNRRVGKKVNGVLTQEFIYQGNLVARFVYASKANIPDYILKNGNTYRVISDHLGSPRLIIDVQTGVIVQRLDYDAFGNITQDTNPEFQPFGFAGGLYDVDTKLTRFGARDYEAETGRWTSKDPINFAGKQANLYSYINENPINYTDSSGFIVDTVWDVANVAWDIANGEWGDAAIDSVAMLIPGIPAGITKVGKAIPELPKALPSPTNLGRGHSKGARTEANNLYEQLAMKEIMSNPSAGKVIPVPMTDIRWPGTECW from the coding sequence ATTGAATACATCATCGATGCGAAAAACCGTCGTGTTGGTAAAAAAGTCAATGGTGTTCTGACACAAGAGTTTATTTATCAAGGCAATTTAGTTGCTCGTTTTGTCTATGCTTCAAAAGCAAACATCCCTGATTACATTCTCAAAAACGGCAATACTTATCGCGTTATCTCCGACCATTTAGGCAGTCCGCGCTTAATCATTGATGTGCAAACAGGCGTAATTGTTCAACGTTTAGATTACGATGCGTTTGGTAATATCACCCAAGATACTAATCCTGAGTTTCAACCCTTCGGCTTTGCAGGTGGATTGTATGATGTTGATACCAAACTCACACGGTTTGGCGCACGGGATTATGAAGCGGAGACGGGACGGTGGACGAGTAAAGACCCGATTAATTTTGCGGGTAAACAAGCAAATTTATACTCTTATATCAATGAAAATCCTATCAACTATACAGATAGCTCTGGATTTATCGTTGATACTGTATGGGATGTTGCGAATGTAGCTTGGGATATTGCGAATGGAGAATGGGGTGATGCCGCCATAGATTCAGTTGCAATGCTTATTCCTGGCATTCCTGCTGGTATTACAAAAGTTGGAAAGGCTATACCTGAATTACCAAAAGCCTTACCATCACCTACTAACTTAGGTCGCGGTCATTCTAAAGGTGCAAGGACAGAAGCTAACAATTTATATGAGCAATTGGCAATGAAAGAAATAATGAGTAATCCTAGTGCTGGTAAGGTCATTCCTGTACCAATGACAGATATACGTTGGCCTGGTACAGAGTGCTGGTAA
- a CDS encoding RHS repeat-associated core domain-containing protein yields MEYVIDAKNRRVGKKVNGVLTQGFIYQGKLKPVAQLDGQGNLVARFVYASKANIPDYILKNGNTYRVISDHLGSPRLIIDVQTGTIAQRLNYDAFGNITQDTNPEFQPFGFAGGLYDVDTKLTRFGARDYEAETGRWTSKDPIGFVGGDSNLFGYVGNNPVNWVDPSGLDFLGKDIALSYLMKHKDMAWYVIQVERNHKSIVIGTESEARRNAEHYLYSYLKVKESSYNWGLMHSATVGYDFLKFWTNIAEYYGVIDSPWTYTINTVDSLEAGIEGANDALFGLDNERSCSTK; encoded by the coding sequence ATTGAATACGTCATCGATGCCAAAAACCGTCGAGTCGGTAAAAAAGTCAATGGTGTACTAACACAAGGGTTTATTTATCAAGGTAAGTTAAAACCTGTTGCTCAACTCGACGGACAAGGGAATTTAGTTGCTCGTTTTGTCTATGCCTCAAAAGCCAATATCCCTGATTACATTCTCAAAAACGGCAATACTTATCGAGTTATCTCCGACCACTTAGGTAGTCCGCGCTTAATCATTGATGTGCAAACAGGCACAATTGCCCAACGCTTAAATTACGATGCGTTTGGTAATATCACCCAAGATACTAATCCAGAGTTTCAACCCTTCGGATTTGCGGGTGGGTTGTATGATGTTGATACCAAACTCACACGCTTTGGCGCACGGGATTATGAAGCGGAGACGGGGCGGTGGACGAGTAAAGACCCAATTGGGTTTGTAGGTGGAGATAGTAATTTATTTGGGTATGTGGGGAATAATCCTGTTAATTGGGTTGACCCTTCTGGACTTGATTTTCTTGGAAAAGATATAGCTCTTAGCTATCTTATGAAACATAAAGATATGGCTTGGTATGTGATACAAGTTGAACGAAATCATAAATCTATCGTCATTGGTACTGAATCTGAAGCACGGAGAAACGCAGAGCATTACCTTTATAGTTATTTAAAGGTTAAAGAATCATCATATAACTGGGGATTAATGCATTCTGCAACGGTTGGTTATGACTTTCTTAAATTTTGGACAAATATTGCTGAGTATTATGGCGTTATTGATTCCCCTTGGACTTATACTATAAATACTGTGGATAGTCTAGAAGCTGGAATTGAAGGAGCAAACGATGCATTATTCGGATTAGATAATGAAAGGAGTTGTTCTACAAAATGA
- a CDS encoding ParB N-terminal domain-containing protein gives MGPGDILGATVSAVRIGTTAVSVVADVLPIIKGTQRGLRNPELVDQIKNDMLNGNFNYSELRAQIAGYLDDGKYYVTEGHHRMTAALEGDR, from the coding sequence TTGGGACCTGGTGATATTTTAGGTGCAACGGTATCTGCGGTAAGAATAGGAACCACAGCTGTTTCCGTTGTTGCAGATGTATTACCCATTATTAAGGGGACACAGCGTGGGTTACGTAATCCTGAATTGGTTGATCAGATTAAAAATGATATGCTGAATGGTAATTTCAACTATTCTGAATTGCGAGCGCAAATAGCTGGGTACTTAGATGATGGCAAATACTATGTGACTGAGGGGCATCATAGAATGACAGCCGCACTGGAAGGAGACAGGTAA
- a CDS encoding helix-turn-helix domain-containing protein — translation MREQKGLSEDELSDKTGLYVWAIKSVESDPNYIDSWCLSNIIELSKVLCIPIQLLLGVKTDV, via the coding sequence ATGAGGGAACAAAAAGGCTTATCTGAAGATGAATTAAGCGATAAAACAGGTCTTTATGTTTGGGCAATAAAATCTGTAGAATCTGACCCAAATTACATTGACTCATGGTGTTTAAGTAATATTATTGAATTATCTAAAGTTTTATGTATTCCAATACAGCTTCTATTAGGCGTAAAAACTGATGTTTGA
- a CDS encoding RHS repeat domain-containing protein yields MRKTVGRVGKKVNGVLTQGFIYQGKLKPVAQLDGQGNLVARFVYASKANIPDYILKNGNTYRVISDHLGSPRLIIDVQTGTIAQRLNYDAFGNITPEFQPFGFAGGLYDVDTKLTRFGARDYEAETERWTSKDPINFKGGSANLFEYVGSAQSIGLTRQVSLLGLLLPL; encoded by the coding sequence ATGCGAAAAACCGTCGGTCGTGTCGGTAAAAAAGTCAATGGCGTACTGACACAAGGCTTTATCTATCAAGGCAAACTCAAACCTGTTGCGCAATTAGACGGGCAAGGCAATTTAGTTGCTCGTTTTGTCTATGCTTCAAAAGCAAACATTCCTGATTACATCCTCAAAAATGGCAATACTTATCGAGTTATCTCCGACCACTTAGGTAGTCCGCGCTTAATCATTGATGTGCAAACAGGCACAATTGCCCAACGCTTAAATTACGATGCGTTTGGTAATATCACCCCTGAGTTTCAACCCTTCGGCTTTGCAGGTGGATTGTATGATGTTGATACCAAACTCACACGGTTTGGCGCACGGGATTATGAAGCGGAGACGGAGCGGTGGACGAGTAAAGACCCGATTAATTTTAAAGGCGGGAGTGCTAATTTATTTGAGTATGTCGGTAGTGCCCAGTCAATTGGATTGACCCGACAGGTAAGCTTGCTTGGTTTGTTGCTCCCATTATAG
- the dapF gene encoding diaminopimelate epimerase, producing MRTLLPFTKMHGLGNDFIVINAMKQAFSLTPIQIRYLANRHIGIGCDQLLVVEPSTQAMVDFRYRIFNADGSEVQQCGNGARCFAKYVYDKGLTTKHILHVETMSGIIQLHIRPDGNITVNMGKPRFLPAEIPFLAEETALFYPLEVEGRTYQVSVVSMGNPHVVLIVDNVRDAPVQTLGAEIEQHPRFPERVNVGFMQIVDKHQIRLRVFERGVGETFACGTGACAAVVAGQRAGLLGSSVIVHLHYGQLHIEWAATDSASVNMSGPATCVFEGTIEL from the coding sequence ATGCGCACTTTGCTTCCCTTTACTAAAATGCATGGGCTTGGTAACGACTTTATTGTTATCAATGCCATGAAGCAAGCTTTTAGCCTAACGCCTATTCAAATTCGTTATCTTGCGAATCGGCATATTGGCATTGGCTGTGATCAATTATTGGTTGTAGAACCGTCAACCCAAGCGATGGTTGATTTTCGCTATCGTATTTTTAATGCGGATGGCTCGGAAGTTCAACAGTGTGGCAATGGTGCACGTTGTTTTGCAAAATATGTCTATGACAAAGGATTAACGACTAAACATATTTTACATGTCGAAACCATGTCAGGGATTATCCAATTGCATATCCGCCCTGATGGTAATATTACCGTCAATATGGGAAAACCGCGTTTTTTACCTGCCGAAATTCCATTTCTTGCTGAAGAAACCGCTTTATTTTACCCCTTAGAAGTTGAGGGGCGAACGTATCAAGTCAGTGTCGTTTCTATGGGCAATCCCCATGTCGTTTTGATTGTGGACAATGTTCGTGATGCCCCTGTACAAACCTTAGGCGCGGAAATTGAGCAACATCCGCGTTTTCCTGAGCGGGTGAATGTTGGTTTTATGCAGATTGTCGATAAACATCAAATCCGTTTACGAGTGTTTGAACGTGGTGTAGGGGAAACTTTTGCTTGTGGAACAGGTGCTTGTGCGGCTGTTGTTGCAGGGCAACGTGCTGGACTATTAGGCTCATCTGTTATTGTTCACTTGCATTATGGGCAATTGCATATTGAATGGGCAGCGACGGATTCAGCAAGCGTGAATATGAGTGGCCCTGCTACCTGTGTTTTTGAGGGAACAATAGAATTATGA
- a CDS encoding DUF484 family protein translates to MNTQTLIDEMPEEDAIVEYLRRHPKFFSRHENLLAILEIPHQQKGSAVSLVERQLIVLRDENQQLQRKLDNLIAIAKQNEILNQRIQRLISVLAAAISADEFFNRLYGTLHKEFGTDAVVVKLFDIPNPVLAGRQEFVEYDAQVFTLFETLLSTNHPSCGRLSHVQTDYLFPNSRIASAVLIPLGVPKANGILAMGSNDVSRFHAGMGTDLLKYMGDLISHLLKPWLRGGV, encoded by the coding sequence ATGAATACACAAACCTTAATCGATGAAATGCCAGAGGAAGATGCTATTGTTGAATATTTAAGACGGCATCCGAAGTTTTTTTCGCGTCATGAAAATCTTTTAGCTATTTTAGAAATTCCACATCAACAAAAAGGCTCTGCGGTTTCCTTAGTAGAACGGCAATTAATTGTTTTACGCGATGAAAATCAACAACTTCAGCGTAAATTAGATAATCTCATTGCCATTGCAAAGCAAAATGAGATATTAAATCAACGGATTCAACGTTTAATTAGCGTACTTGCTGCGGCTATTAGTGCGGATGAATTTTTTAACCGTTTGTACGGTACATTACATAAAGAATTTGGAACAGATGCCGTTGTGGTGAAACTATTTGATATTCCTAATCCTGTCTTAGCGGGCAGACAAGAATTTGTGGAATATGACGCGCAGGTTTTTACCTTATTTGAAACCTTATTAAGTACAAATCACCCCAGTTGTGGGCGTTTATCTCATGTGCAAACCGATTATTTATTTCCCAATAGTCGAATTGCCTCAGCGGTTTTAATTCCCTTGGGTGTGCCTAAGGCTAACGGCATTCTTGCTATGGGCAGCAATGACGTTTCCCGTTTTCATGCAGGCATGGGCACTGATTTATTGAAATATATGGGGGATTTAATCAGCCACTTGCTCAAACCTTGGCTACGGGGTGGTGTATAA